Proteins encoded within one genomic window of Microbacterium soli:
- a CDS encoding S41 family peptidase: MTRARSSEVPAGRVPGAGSDSSEFVIDLAGLPLSPDVQRLIANEKEEFEAVLGRRVFRPASDTESAWVIEAPTEADTAPQLQWRSTTRLASIATSESDFLATMNALHTLLRTQRDAHIVAPVASVEEAIHVIYDEIANTYPYFALRGLDWDLISRRHMGCEPSPTTFPDMAAAWVAELGDAHTGIRTSASGGFNPDYRGNLRTDGVHLTNVPSQSAAWEAGVRPGWIVEIEDVEHLMSTVGATPQQLPEVQARRAMAIRGTHRVYRAHDPSGTRAAEWDETAAPTTLDDSVKVEREQDGGLRIRLRAFASRLDLHSVFDDVIASAAPSAQITVDLRGNTGGSILLATDLRDRFLTERTKIGYVAFTDGRGGIAPRTERWAELSDRRRWEGRTEIFIDSMTYSASEDFVLGLQGLEHVRVSGSVSGDGSGRPRRVPLLPGVDLTISTAITYDRCGSPVEFRGIHPDTI, from the coding sequence ATGACCCGTGCTCGATCTTCCGAAGTCCCAGCCGGTCGCGTCCCCGGAGCAGGTTCCGATTCGAGTGAGTTCGTCATCGATCTCGCGGGGCTTCCTCTTAGCCCTGATGTACAACGGCTGATCGCGAACGAGAAAGAAGAGTTTGAGGCGGTGCTTGGCCGGCGGGTCTTTAGGCCGGCGTCGGACACAGAAAGCGCGTGGGTGATCGAAGCCCCGACAGAGGCAGACACGGCACCTCAGCTGCAATGGCGCTCGACGACTCGGCTTGCTTCGATTGCGACGTCCGAATCGGACTTCCTAGCAACCATGAACGCCCTACACACTTTGCTCAGGACTCAGCGGGATGCTCACATCGTCGCGCCCGTGGCGTCCGTCGAAGAAGCGATCCATGTCATCTACGACGAGATCGCAAACACCTATCCGTACTTCGCGCTTCGAGGCCTAGACTGGGACCTCATCTCACGCAGGCATATGGGCTGCGAACCGTCACCGACCACCTTCCCTGACATGGCGGCAGCCTGGGTCGCTGAGCTTGGTGACGCGCATACGGGCATTAGGACGTCAGCTTCTGGCGGTTTCAACCCCGACTACCGCGGCAACCTTCGGACCGACGGCGTGCACTTGACCAATGTGCCCAGTCAGAGCGCTGCATGGGAGGCGGGCGTGCGCCCGGGATGGATCGTTGAGATCGAGGATGTCGAGCACCTTATGAGCACAGTCGGGGCGACGCCACAGCAATTGCCGGAGGTGCAAGCGAGGCGGGCGATGGCGATTCGCGGCACTCATCGCGTGTACCGCGCCCACGACCCATCTGGCACACGTGCGGCAGAATGGGACGAGACCGCCGCTCCCACGACGCTCGATGACTCAGTGAAGGTCGAGAGGGAGCAGGACGGCGGCCTCCGCATTCGCTTGCGCGCTTTTGCGTCCCGGTTGGATCTGCATTCGGTATTCGACGACGTGATCGCTTCCGCGGCCCCCTCTGCCCAGATCACCGTGGATCTCCGAGGGAACACAGGCGGTTCCATTCTGCTCGCGACTGACTTACGCGACCGCTTCCTCACAGAACGAACCAAGATTGGGTACGTCGCTTTCACCGACGGTCGGGGCGGCATCGCACCAAGAACGGAACGATGGGCAGAACTGAGCGACCGACGCCGCTGGGAAGGTAGAACCGAGATCTTCATCGATTCGATGACATACAGCGCGAGCGAGGACTTCGTCCTTGGGTTGCAAGGACTGGAACACGTTCGAGTCAGCGGTTCGGTGTCAGGGGACGGGTCCGGACGCCCACGCCGAGTGCCATTGCTTCCCGGAGTCGATCTGACAATCAGCACCGCGATCACATACGATCGCTGCGGCAGCCCCGTGGAATTCCGCGGCATCCACCCCGACACGATATGA